The DNA sequence GCGCTTCGGCGCCGGCGTCGCGGGCACGCGTGAAGGGGCGGGCGGCTTCCAGCGTCTCGCTCGTCACGAGCAGCGTCAGGATAACGGGTTCGAGGCGACAATGGGGGCATGACCGCCCCGAGCGTCCTCCGCGCGACCCTCGAGTACGACGGCGGGCGCTACCGCGGCTGGCAGTCGCAGGTGAACGCCCGCACGGTTCAGGGAGAGCTCTACGCCGCCTGCCGCGACGTCCTCGGCAAGGACGTCAAAGTGAACGGCGCGGGCCGCACGGACGCCGGCGTTCACGCCTTCGCGCAGGTCGCCTCGCTCCACGGCCCGTTCACGGCCCCCGCTTCCGAGCTCGGGAGAATCCGGCAGGCTCTCAACGACCGCCTCCCGCCGGACATCCACGTCCTGAATCTCCAGCCCGCGGGCCGCACGTTCCATGCGCGCCACGACGCGGGCGAGCGCATCTACCGCTACCGCATCTCGCGGCGGCGCACGGCGTTCGGCAAGCGCTACGTCTGGTGGATCAAGGACCGCCTCGACGCGAAGGCCATGCAGGCCGCCGCCGACCTCTTCCCGGGCCGCCACGACTTCGGGAGCTTCTGCGAAAACTCCGAGGGGCACGACTCGACGCTCGTCGAGGTCGCGTTCGCCCGCCTCGAGACGCCGCCCGAGGCGCCCGACCTCCTGATCTTCCGGATCGGCGCGTCGCATTTCCTCTGGAAGATGGTGCGCCGCCTGACGGGGACGCTCGTGGAGGTCGGCACGGGACGGCTCGGCGTGAAGGACGTGAAGGAGATGCTGACGACGCGCACGGCGAAGAGCGCCGCCTGGACGTCGCCGCCGTCCGGTCTCTTCCTCGAGTCCGTGACGTACCCGGGGGATCCCCCGCCGCCGCCCATCGACCCCTTCCGCCCCGGCTTCTGAGGCAGAATCCGCGGGTGAGACCTGCCTCGTTCCTCCTCGCCCCCGTCTTCGCCGCCGCGCTCGCCGCCCCGCTGCCGCTGGCCGGGGCCGAGACCGCGAAACCCGCCGGTGTCCACGTTCCCTTCGTCGAAGGCAAACCGTTCGCCGAGGTCCTGAAGCGCGCGAAGGCCGAAGGCAAGCCCGTCATGCTCGACGTCGTCGCCGCGTGGTGCGGCCCGTGCAAGATCATGGACAAGACGACGTTCGCCGACGCGAGCGTCGTCGCGTGGTCGAAGAAGTTCGTCGTCCCTGCCCGCGTCGACGCCGAGAAGGGCGAGGGCCGGAAAGTCTCCGCCCGCTACCAGGCCTTTTCCTTCCCGACAGTCGTCTTCCTCGACGGCGACGGGAACGAGATCGACCGCCTCGTCGGCGCCTACCAGGCCGCGGACTTCCAGCGCGGCGGCGAGGCCGTTCTCGGCGGGAAGACGCCGCTCCTCGACGGCCTCTCGAAGCTCAAGGCGAAGTGGGACCACGAGGAAGGGATCCGCCTCGGAAGCGCCCTCGCGCTGCGGCGGGACCGCGCGCGGCTGCGCCCGATCGCGCTGCGGGTCGTCTCGGAGGAGGGCGAGCTCTCGCGCCCGGAGGTCTTCCAGCTCTTCGCGCAGCTCGTCGCCATCGAAACGCTCGACGACGACTTCTCGCCCGAGACCGGCGACCTCATCGCGACGTTCCTCCCGCGCCTCGGCACCGACCCGCGCCGCGGCTTCTTCGCGGCGGCGTACGTCACGGCGCTCGGCAAGCGCGGCGACGTCGCGACGGCCCGCTCGGTGGCCGCCGAGACGCTGGCCGCCGTCGGCGAGGGCGGGCCCTACAACGCCGACGTCCTCGCCGCGCTGGGCGGCGCCGAGAAGAAGGCCGGCCGCACGGCCGAGGCTCTCGCGGCGTACCAGCGCGCGGCCGACGCCGCCACGAAGAACGGCGCCGCCCCGGGCGTGCGCGTCGAGCGCCAGCTCGACCTCGTGGAGGCGAACGCCGCCGCGGGCCGCCCCGCCGAGGCGAAGAAGGCCTGGGCCTCCGCGCTCGAGCTCGGCGCCGGGGCGCTGGACGCGGGCCTCTCGACGCGCGCCTCGCGCGCCGCGCTCGCGCTCAAGGACGGCCCGGAGGCCGTCAAGCAGGCCCGCCGCGCCGTGGAGCTCACGCAGGGCGAGGACGCGGCCGCGCAGGCCGCGCTCGCGCAGGCGCTCCGCGCTTCGGGCGACGCCGCCGGCTCGTCGGCCGCCTGGAAGCGCGCCGCCGAGCTCGACCCGCAGAACGCCGAGTACCGCGCCGGGGCGGAGACCGGCGCGAAGAAGAAGGCCGCGAAGGCCTCCTGAGCCTTCGCCTCCGCGCATGCGATCGCTCGCGGAGATCCTCCTCTCACCCGTCGGCCTCGCGCCCGTCACCGCGTCGACGGAGGCGTTCCGCATGGCCGTGGCGGCCGCCGCGGGCGACGCCGGCATCGTGGAGATGCTCGTGCACGACGGCGACCCGGAGGAGCCCGCCCGCCTCGTGACCCTCTTCGCCTCGCCGGGACGGCCCGAGACGCGGCCGACGCTCCTCTTCCTGCATGGCAAGGGCGGCGGCGGAGCCGAGTGGACGAAGGACGCGGTGCGTTCGCTGAGGCTCGGCTTCAACGTGCTCGTCCCCGAGCTGCGCGGCCACCCGCCGTCGACGGGCGCGCGGATCACGTGCGGCATCCGCGAGACGAACGACCTCCTGCTCCTCCTCGACCTCGCGCGGGAGCGATTCGGCGTCGAGGCCGCGCGCCTCGGGATCGACGGCTGCTCTCTCGGCTCGCTCCTCGCGCTGCAGCTCGCGGCGGCGCGGACGCCCGCGGCGCTCTGGCTCCAGTCCCCGTTCGGCGACCTGCGCGCGATGGCCGTCCACTACCTTCACCGCGCGACCGGATTGCCTCGCATCCTCCTCGAGGGGCCGGTGCGTCTCCTCGTCCGCCGGATCGAGAGGACGGAGAAGCTCGATCTCTCGCAGGCCGACCCCGTCGCGGCGGCCCGGCGCGTGACGTGCCCGACGACCGTCGTCCACGGCGAGACGGACGAACTCGTGCCGATCCGCTTTTCGCCGCGCCTCTACGAGGCGCTCGCGGGGCCGAAGACGTTCTGGCGAGTTCCCGCGTGCGGGCACTGCCACCACGCGGACGAGCCGCAGGCCGTCCTTCCGGCGGAGTACGAGCGGCGCTGGACGGAGTTCTTCCTCGAGAACGTCCCGTAGAGCCTCAGGCGTCGCCCTTCGGCAGCTGCCCGAAGCCCGCGGCGAAGACGCCGGCCGAGGCGAGGATCCGCACGAGGAGAGTCAGCGACGAGACGCCGTGGAGGCGCCCCCAGGCCTTGCGCAGGGGATCTTCCTTCGAGACGAGGTCGATCGGGCCCATGCGGGCGCGCCGCTCCATCATCTCGGGCGTCACGACGAAGAGCGACGCCGCGGCCGCCACCGCCGCGATCGCGAGGAAGCGGACGGCGTAGCCCCTTGCGCCCGCGGTCCAGGGGCGAGCGCGGTTCCACAGGAAGAGGAGGAGCCCGAGGAGAAGCGCGAAGCCCAGGGTCGCCGCGTCGAGCACGTCGAGGAGAACCTTGTTCACGGCGCCCGCCGCGTGGCGGCTCGGCGACGTCTCGAGGACGACCCGGGCGCCGAAGGCGCCGAAGAACGCGAGCATCCCGCACCAGAGGGCGGCCAGGAAGAGGAAGCCGCCGGCGAGAACTCGCGTCCGCTTCGTCACGCCCTCAACCCTCCGCCACCCACTCCGGCTCGACGAGCGTCGGAAGGATCCCGGCGTCGTGGCCGCGCCTGAGGAAGAGGCGCACGGCCTCCCGGCCCCTCGGCCCGTAGGAGCGCGTCCAGTCGTTCACGTACATCCCGACGAAGCGGTCGGCCTTCTCGCGCGGGAGGCCGCGCGCGAAGCGCATCGCGTCCGTGAGGGCGTCCTCGCGGTGGAGGAGGGCGTACTCGATCGAGCGCCCGAGGGCGCGGGAGACCCGCGCGATGAGCTCGGGCCCGAGGTCGCGGCGGACGGCGTTGCCTCCGAGGGGGAGCGGAAGGCCCGTCTCCTCCTTCCAGACGACGCCGAAGTCGGCCACGAGGTGGAAGCCCTCGTCCTTCCAGGTGAGCTGGCCCTCGTGGATCACGACGCCCGCGTCCACCTCGCCGGCGTTCACGGCGTCGCCGACCTTGTCGAAGGCCATCACGACGGGCGTCGCATCCTTCGCGTAGAGCGAGAGGCACATCGCGGCGGACGTGAGCTTCCCCGGAACCGCCACGCGCTTTCCGGCCAGGTCGGCGAGCGTGCGCGGCCCGCCCTCGCGCCGCGCGACGACGCAGGGGCCGTAACCGTCGCCGAACGACGCGCCGTGCGGAAGGAGCAGGTAGCGGTCCGCGAGGTACGCGTAGGCGTGGAACGACACGGCCGTGATCGCGAGCTCGCCCGAGAGAGCGCGCCGGTTGAGCGTCTCGATGTCGGCGAGCGTGTGCGTGTAGGTGACGCCCTCGGTGTCCACGGCGTTCGCGCGCAGTCCGTAGAACATGAACGCGTCGTCGGAGTCGGGCGAGTGAGCGAGAACGAGTGCGTCCGTCATGTGAGGTCTCCGATTCTCTCCGCGCGCGATCCTAGCCCGGATGCGCGCGAGACCCCCGGCGAGGCGGCAAACGAGCGGGTGAAAAAAACTTCGTCCGTCAAGAAAAAAATTCTTGATTCGTGCCGTCGAGGCTCTATACAATTCACTCAGCAGAAAAAAAGAGACGGCGCCGTGATCGATTCACGATGCCGTCTCACGGGAACCAGATCTTTTGAAATCGATCGACTCTCAAGTGACTCAGGGCAGTCGACAGAATCCGGAAGCGCTAGTCCCCGTCCTTCGAGGGGCGGACAACCTAGCATGCAGCTTCCGGCACTGTCAACGAAACCTGCCAGTAAGGAGGTGACAGAAACCATGCCGGCCAAGAAGAAAGCTGCTAAGAAGAGCACCAAGAAGGCGAAGAAGGGTAAGAAGTAACTTAGTTACTTCAAACCATTCCAATCCAAGGTATTTCCGGGATTCGGGGGCTACACCAGCCCCCTTATTTTTTTGTCCGGACGCCATCCTGGCGTTTTCCGGACCCCGAGATTTCCACAGCGTATTCCTCGGGTTTTGCACGGCGGTATGTGAAGTCTCATATACTCGCGGCATGTCGCTCTCACACGTCCTGCTGGGTCTTCTCTCGACGACTCCGGCCAGCGGGTGGGACCTCAAGCGGCGCCTCGGCGAGGATCCCGCGCGCGGATGGGACGCGGATCTCTCCCAGATCTACCCGGCTCTGCGTCGTCTCCTGCGCGGCGGCTTCGTCTCCCTCAAGCGGCGGCGCTCGCCGCAGGGACCTCCGCGGAGGGAGTACCGCGTGACGCCGTCCGGCCGCCGCGAGCTGAAGGAGTGGCTCGCCGAGCCCTACGCGCTCCCCCGCCCGCACGACGGGACGCTCGCGCGGCTCGCCCTTCTCGAGCGCAGCCTCCCACCCGACCGCGTGCGGCGCCTGCAGGAATACCGCG is a window from the Acidobacteriota bacterium genome containing:
- a CDS encoding thioredoxin family protein, which produces MRPASFLLAPVFAAALAAPLPLAGAETAKPAGVHVPFVEGKPFAEVLKRAKAEGKPVMLDVVAAWCGPCKIMDKTTFADASVVAWSKKFVVPARVDAEKGEGRKVSARYQAFSFPTVVFLDGDGNEIDRLVGAYQAADFQRGGEAVLGGKTPLLDGLSKLKAKWDHEEGIRLGSALALRRDRARLRPIALRVVSEEGELSRPEVFQLFAQLVAIETLDDDFSPETGDLIATFLPRLGTDPRRGFFAAAYVTALGKRGDVATARSVAAETLAAVGEGGPYNADVLAALGGAEKKAGRTAEALAAYQRAADAATKNGAAPGVRVERQLDLVEANAAAGRPAEAKKAWASALELGAGALDAGLSTRASRAALALKDGPEAVKQARRAVELTQGEDAAAQAALAQALRASGDAAGSSAAWKRAAELDPQNAEYRAGAETGAKKKAAKAS
- the truA gene encoding tRNA pseudouridine(38-40) synthase TruA → MTAPSVLRATLEYDGGRYRGWQSQVNARTVQGELYAACRDVLGKDVKVNGAGRTDAGVHAFAQVASLHGPFTAPASELGRIRQALNDRLPPDIHVLNLQPAGRTFHARHDAGERIYRYRISRRRTAFGKRYVWWIKDRLDAKAMQAAADLFPGRHDFGSFCENSEGHDSTLVEVAFARLETPPEAPDLLIFRIGASHFLWKMVRRLTGTLVEVGTGRLGVKDVKEMLTTRTAKSAAWTSPPSGLFLESVTYPGDPPPPPIDPFRPGF
- a CDS encoding alpha/beta hydrolase; amino-acid sequence: MRSLAEILLSPVGLAPVTASTEAFRMAVAAAAGDAGIVEMLVHDGDPEEPARLVTLFASPGRPETRPTLLFLHGKGGGGAEWTKDAVRSLRLGFNVLVPELRGHPPSTGARITCGIRETNDLLLLLDLARERFGVEAARLGIDGCSLGSLLALQLAAARTPAALWLQSPFGDLRAMAVHYLHRATGLPRILLEGPVRLLVRRIERTEKLDLSQADPVAAARRVTCPTTVVHGETDELVPIRFSPRLYEALAGPKTFWRVPACGHCHHADEPQAVLPAEYERRWTEFFLENVP
- a CDS encoding DUF4149 domain-containing protein, with translation MTKRTRVLAGGFLFLAALWCGMLAFFGAFGARVVLETSPSRHAAGAVNKVLLDVLDAATLGFALLLGLLLFLWNRARPWTAGARGYAVRFLAIAAVAAAASLFVVTPEMMERRARMGPIDLVSKEDPLRKAWGRLHGVSSLTLLVRILASAGVFAAGFGQLPKGDA
- a CDS encoding ABC transporter substrate-binding protein; protein product: MTDALVLAHSPDSDDAFMFYGLRANAVDTEGVTYTHTLADIETLNRRALSGELAITAVSFHAYAYLADRYLLLPHGASFGDGYGPCVVARREGGPRTLADLAGKRVAVPGKLTSAAMCLSLYAKDATPVVMAFDKVGDAVNAGEVDAGVVIHEGQLTWKDEGFHLVADFGVVWKEETGLPLPLGGNAVRRDLGPELIARVSRALGRSIEYALLHREDALTDAMRFARGLPREKADRFVGMYVNDWTRSYGPRGREAVRLFLRRGHDAGILPTLVEPEWVAEG
- a CDS encoding PadR family transcriptional regulator, with protein sequence MSLSHVLLGLLSTTPASGWDLKRRLGEDPARGWDADLSQIYPALRRLLRGGFVSLKRRRSPQGPPRREYRVTPSGRRELKEWLAEPYALPRPHDGTLARLALLERSLPPDRVRRLQEYRGLLADELKRAATGTTAARRRRRVLLETELAWADAESAALLAGRSLGPAAKERA